A segment of the Rhizoctonia solani chromosome 12, complete sequence genome:
TCCCCGCCCCGCCATGGCTGGTCGAAGTATCAGTCAGAATCACACTACGTGGCTGTGCTGGCGTTTGTTTCCTCtccccaccaccaccaattGCAATCATGGATGATGATGGTAGGCGCGTCCAGTTCCGCCATGCACACCACTCACCCGCGTAGATATGGACTATCTCGACGGAGGCGACGAGGACGACTTTGAGTATTCCGGAGAAGAGTCGGACCAGGGTGCCGATGCCGACGTGAGAACCAGTACTATACCGCCAAGGGCAAGTCCCCTTCCATCCCTATTGCATACTAACACGCCCACAGCACTCAAGGAAGACGATCCCTCGGATGCGCTCAAGGCTCTCCGCAAGATCATCGACGCCGAAAAGGACAAGAAGGAATACACCGACTGGGGCTTCAAGGCCCTCAAGCAATCCACCAAGATATCCTTCCAGATCCTCGCCAAGCCCGACGACGCCCTCGAGACCTATACCGAGCTGCTCGGATACACCCGCTCCGCCGTCACCCGCAACTACTCGGAAAAGACCATCAACGGTATATTGGACTATGTCGGTGGCCAGAAACCACTCAAAAAGGGCCAGAAAAAGGCAAACCCCGTCGTTCCTGTCGAGACACTCGAAAAGTTCTACGAAGTCACCAAGAGTGTGTTGATCGAGACCAACGAGGTGTGTCACCTATTAATCACCCACACACCCAAACTGAATGCACCCCAAATAGCGTCTGTCCACCAAGATCAACCTCAAACTCGCCAAACTCTGGCTCGACAGGAAAGAATACACCCGTCTTTTGCACGTCATTTCCGAACTCCACCGTTCCGCCTCGTCCACATCCTCCACCTCGGCCGGCGACGACACATCCGACCAGTCCCGCGGTACCCTCCTCCTCGAAATCTACGCCTTGGAGATCCAAATGTACAACGAGACCAAAAACTGgaagaagctcaaggagaTATATAACAATCGAGCGAGGTCCGCAGTGCGATTCCTCATCCCAGGATCATGGGCGTGATTAAAGAGTGTGGCGGCAAGATGTGGATGGGCGAGAGTGGGGATCTTTTTGCTTTATCCTTCCCAGGTGCTAACGGCCAGGACAGAACAGTGGGCCCGCGCATCGACCGACTTTTTCGAGTCGTTTAGGAACTATGACGAGTCGGGTGCTCCCAGCGGATCCAAGTGCTCAAATACCTTGTCTTGGCCAACTTGCTCATGGGTTCCGGGATCAATCCGTTTGACAGCAAGAGGCCAAACCGTGAGCCTCAACACTCGAGTCCGGGACTAGGTACAATCCGACCCCCAATCACAGCCATGACCGATCTCGTCGGTGCACCAACGAAGAGAAGTGCACGAGGCGGAACGTATCCTCCGAGGCAAGTCCCCACTCCTTTTCGCCGCTACTCTGATTTACCCGCCACCACAGACCACAGAGACACCATCATGGACGACCCCTTTATCGCATCTTACATCGGCGACCTCTTGCGCAGTCTCAGAACGTCCTACCTCATCGACCTCATCAAACCCTACACGCGTCTCGAACTCGGGTTCCTGGCCAAGGTGCGCACGCATACACTTTTCTATTCACTCACACCTTTAAGCCCAAACGTGAACAGCAACTCAACGTCGAGAAACATGAAGTCGAGGAACTCCTCATCGGACTCATCCTCGAAGGCAAAGTAGAAGGAAAGATCGATCAGGTGGCTCAGAGGCTGGAGATTACCAAGACGTGCGCTCCCCTATCTCCTTGTTTTGTAAAACCCCGCTTACTCGGTTTTATATGCAGACAACCGCTCGCCCGTCGGCGGTACGCAGCACTTGACAAGTGGACTGGCGCACTCGAAAATCTCAACGGTGCCATTTCCGGTAAAGTCATCAGCGGCGCCGGGGACGCGCGCGGAGAGTTTGAACGTATGGGCGCGTTGATGATGTAGTTACATACTCCCCGCGATATTAGTTgatatatatacatgaaAGATGAATGTTAATTATTTAATGATGAATATGGGAACGAGTTGCGTCTTTATGGAACGCAAGGAATCCATGATCGTGGGACAGATACCTAAAACGGCGTATATGAGTCGGACCCTGATGGATGCGTATATGCGCATTGGCCACCCCGAGCTAGCCCCTAATGTATAAAGCCCCTTTATGCTCTGGGGTTGTTCATTCTCAACCACCACTGCGCGACGTTTGCTAATGCCACCCTATTAACGTTTGCTTCTTCCCTGTTTTCTAGTTAGGTGAGTGGGCTTGTCGTGTGCAACCTGGAGGAAACGTTGATAACGTTGAACAGGCTTCGAGCGATGGGCAGCTATCGAGGGTACCCCTGGATTGTTACTTGCTACCAATTTCGAGATATTGACTAGCTGCTAGCCATCACTCCGGTGCACTGACTTTATCATCTTCAATTTCC
Coding sequences within it:
- a CDS encoding COP9 signalosome complex subunit 2; translation: MDDDDMDYLDGGDEDDFEYSGEESDQGADADVRTTLKEDDPSDALKALRKIIDAEKDKKEYTDWGFKALKQSTKISFQILAKPDDALETYTELLGYTRSAVTRNYSEKTINGILDYVGGQKPLKKGQKKANPVVPVETLEKFYEVTKSVLIETNERLSTKINLKLAKLWLDRKEYTRLLHVISELHRSASSTSSTSAGDDTSDQSRGTLLLEIYALEIQMYNETKNWKKLKEIYNNRARIMGVIKECGGKMWMGEKQWARASTDFFESFRNYDESGAPSGSNKRPNREPQHSSPGLGTIRPPITAMTDLVGAPTKRSARGGTYPPRQVPTPFRRYSDLPATTDHRDTIMDDPFIASYIGDLLRSLRTSYLIDLIKPYTRLELGFLAKPKREQQLNVEKHEVEELLIGLILEGKVEGKIDQVAQRLEITKTQPLARRRYAALDKWTGALENLNGAISGKVISGAGDARGEFERMGALMM